The Arachis hypogaea cultivar Tifrunner chromosome 16, arahy.Tifrunner.gnm2.J5K5, whole genome shotgun sequence genome contains a region encoding:
- the LOC112754326 gene encoding ribulose bisphosphate carboxylase/oxygenase activase, chloroplastic-like: protein MAASVSTIGAVKGTLVSLNGSGAVASSVPNSSAFFGSNLKKVTSRIHSSSKVSSGSFKIVAIDEDKQTDTDRWKGLVYDISDDQQDITRRKGIL, encoded by the exons ATGGCTGCTTCAGTTTCAACCATAGGAGCTGTCAAAGGAACTCTA GTGAGTTTGAATGGTTCTGGAGCTGTGGCTTCATCAGTTCCCAATTCATCAGCTTTCTTCGGAAGCAACTTGAAGAAGGTTACCTCAAGAATCCACAGCAGTAGCAAGGTTTCCTCCGGAAGCTTCAAGATTGTGGCGATCGATGAGGACAAGCAGACAGATACGGACAGATGGAAAGGGTTGGTCTATGATATCTCAGATGACCAGCAAGACATCACAAGAAGGAAGGGTATTTTGTAG